The following coding sequences are from one Methanosarcina sp. WWM596 window:
- a CDS encoding CheR family methyltransferase — translation MIKKKEDSGKEEKLHSAEEASISEQLAPDADSNQIPKEDFPIVGIGASAGGLAAFEAFFSAMPNDTSLGMAFILVQHLDPNHKSLLADLIGRYTRMLVYEIKDGMIVQPDCVYVIPPNHDMIFQDGKLQLLEPSEPRGHRLPIDIFFRSLAQSKQELAIGIVLSGTGSDGALGVRAIKAEGGMVMTQTPESSEYDGMPRGAIATGLVDYPLPPAEMPAQLIAYVTQAFGKRPHLIPRIEGAMKNIFSLLRTQTGHDFSHYKQNTINRRIERRMAVQNIQSVNEYVSYLEQKPAEVEALFSDLLIGVTSFFRNPTAFETLQKKLIPEIFANKRTDSVIRIWVAGCSTGEEAYSIGILLQEQMEMLKKNFKVQIFATDIDSRAIGEARSGVYPASISIDISPERLDRFFTQDSDGNFRIRKNIRDMVVFSEQDIIKDPPFSKLDMLSCRNVLIYMDRELQKKLIPLFHYALNPGGFLFLGPSETLGEFDNLFDTLDRKSKIYLKKYVDSGHPPLGIFNSPGLERRRREKKRLSDKALIESKPQMRELTEQTILQNYGPASVLVNQQGDIFYLHGRTGMYLEPAPGEAGMNILKMAREGLRQELATSLYKAVVNKEPVFHPGLRVKTNGDFATVNLVLRPVAADPGAAAESNLFLVTFEEPPEGEQSKAGKETAIDPGEGAFENAMEDEARILELKRELQIKEEHLKASNEELETSNEELKSSNEEMQSINEELQSTNEELETSKEELQSVNEELATVNTELQNKVTDLSQAVNDMNNLLSGTGIGTIFVDHQLRILRFTPVVTRIINLIPTDVGRPVGHIVSNLLGYDRLVVDIKEVLDSLIPKDIEVQTQDGLWYLLRIRPYRTLENVIKGAVITFTDISEMRQARDLLKESEVMRRLAVVVHDASDAITLQDMEGHILAWNPMAEKMYGWSEAEALKMNISSLVPASRKEGELDTLKKLSHSESIEPYRTQRLTKDGRIIEVGLTVTSLENDAGEVYAIATTEREIKSGNMEKRKKE, via the coding sequence ATGATCAAAAAAAAGGAAGACTCAGGCAAAGAGGAAAAGCTGCATTCTGCAGAAGAAGCCTCCATTAGTGAACAGCTTGCTCCGGATGCAGACTCGAATCAAATCCCAAAAGAAGATTTTCCCATCGTGGGCATTGGCGCATCAGCTGGTGGATTGGCTGCATTTGAAGCCTTTTTTTCAGCTATGCCCAACGACACCAGTCTCGGTATGGCATTTATCCTGGTGCAGCACCTGGACCCTAACCACAAGAGCCTCCTCGCCGACCTGATCGGACGCTATACACGGATGTTGGTTTACGAGATTAAGGACGGGATGATTGTCCAGCCTGACTGCGTCTACGTCATCCCGCCTAACCACGACATGATTTTTCAGGATGGTAAATTGCAGTTGCTGGAACCGTCTGAGCCTCGCGGCCATCGCCTGCCGATTGATATATTCTTTCGTTCCCTGGCTCAGAGCAAGCAAGAGCTGGCAATTGGCATCGTACTCTCGGGTACCGGCAGCGACGGCGCACTGGGAGTGCGGGCGATCAAGGCAGAGGGCGGTATGGTGATGACACAGACCCCCGAATCCAGTGAGTACGACGGCATGCCGCGCGGCGCCATTGCCACAGGTCTGGTAGACTACCCCCTGCCACCGGCTGAGATGCCTGCTCAGCTCATTGCCTATGTCACCCAGGCATTTGGAAAAAGACCCCATTTGATTCCCAGGATCGAAGGCGCGATGAAAAATATATTCAGCCTGCTGCGCACCCAGACCGGCCACGATTTTTCCCATTATAAGCAGAACACCATCAACCGCCGCATTGAGCGGCGCATGGCTGTCCAGAATATCCAGAGTGTGAACGAGTATGTGAGTTATTTAGAGCAAAAACCTGCCGAAGTGGAGGCGCTCTTTTCCGACCTTCTAATCGGCGTTACAAGTTTCTTCCGCAACCCCACAGCATTTGAGACACTCCAAAAAAAACTAATCCCGGAAATCTTCGCCAACAAACGCACTGACTCAGTGATACGGATCTGGGTGGCCGGCTGCTCCACAGGTGAGGAGGCTTATTCCATCGGTATCCTGCTCCAGGAGCAGATGGAGATGTTGAAAAAAAATTTCAAGGTACAAATCTTCGCAACCGATATTGACAGCCGGGCTATCGGAGAGGCTCGCAGCGGCGTCTATCCCGCCAGCATCTCCATTGATATCTCCCCGGAAAGGCTGGACCGCTTCTTTACCCAGGATTCAGACGGCAATTTTCGCATCCGGAAAAATATCCGTGACATGGTAGTTTTTTCCGAACAGGACATTATCAAAGACCCGCCATTCTCCAAACTTGACATGCTCAGTTGTCGCAACGTGCTAATCTACATGGACAGGGAACTGCAGAAAAAGCTCATTCCCCTCTTCCACTACGCATTGAACCCGGGAGGATTTCTTTTCCTTGGCCCCTCCGAGACCCTGGGTGAGTTCGATAACCTTTTTGATACGCTGGACCGCAAGTCGAAGATCTATCTCAAAAAGTATGTTGACAGTGGACACCCTCCCTTGGGGATATTTAACTCTCCTGGACTGGAAAGAAGGAGGAGGGAGAAAAAAAGACTGTCTGACAAGGCTCTTATCGAAAGCAAACCTCAAATGCGCGAACTGACCGAACAGACGATTCTGCAAAATTACGGCCCGGCCAGTGTGCTCGTCAACCAGCAAGGCGACATCTTCTATCTTCATGGTCGGACCGGCATGTACCTGGAACCGGCTCCGGGTGAGGCTGGTATGAACATCCTGAAGATGGCTCGCGAAGGATTGCGGCAGGAGTTGGCTACGAGCCTGTACAAAGCCGTAGTCAATAAAGAACCGGTATTTCACCCCGGGCTGCGGGTCAAAACCAACGGTGACTTCGCAACAGTCAATCTGGTGTTACGACCTGTGGCTGCAGACCCTGGTGCCGCCGCCGAGTCAAATCTGTTCTTGGTCACCTTTGAGGAACCGCCGGAGGGGGAGCAGAGCAAAGCCGGAAAGGAAACTGCCATAGATCCAGGTGAAGGAGCCTTTGAGAACGCAATGGAAGATGAAGCTCGCATCCTGGAGCTGAAGCGGGAACTACAGATTAAGGAAGAACATCTCAAAGCTTCCAATGAAGAACTGGAGACTTCCAATGAAGAACTCAAATCCTCCAACGAAGAGATGCAGTCAATCAACGAGGAACTGCAATCTACCAACGAAGAACTGGAGACCTCCAAGGAGGAACTGCAGTCCGTAAACGAGGAATTGGCTACGGTTAATACCGAACTGCAGAACAAGGTGACTGATCTGTCTCAGGCAGTTAACGACATGAACAACCTTTTGAGCGGCACGGGTATAGGTACTATTTTTGTGGATCACCAGCTGCGCATCCTGCGTTTTACTCCTGTCGTTACACGGATCATCAATCTGATCCCGACTGATGTGGGACGGCCTGTTGGGCATATCGTCTCGAACCTGTTGGGTTATGACCGTCTTGTAGTAGATATTAAGGAAGTGCTAGACAGCCTTATACCCAAAGATATTGAAGTCCAGACCCAGGATGGCTTGTGGTACCTGCTGCGCATCCGGCCCTATCGCACTCTCGAAAACGTTATCAAGGGAGCTGTGATCACCTTTACAGATATTTCCGAGATGAGGCAGGCAAGGGATCTCCTGAAGGAATCCGAGGTCATGCGCCGCCTTGCCGTGGTAGTGCACGACGCGAGTGATGCTATAACGTTGCAGGATATGGAGGGCCACATTCTGGCCTGGAATCCGATGGCTGAGAAGATGTACGGCTGGAGTGAAGCCGAGGCACTGAAGATGAACATTAGCAGCCTGGTTCCGGCGAGCCGAAAAGAAGGAGAGTTGGATACACTGAAGAAGCTTAGCCACTCTGAAAGTATAGAACCTTACCGCACCCAGCGGCTCACCAAAGATGGCCGGATAATAGAAGTGGGGCTGACCGTCACTTCACTGGAGAATGATGCCGGTGAGGTATATGCTATTGCAACTACGGAGAGGGAGATCAAATCAGGAAACATGGAGAAGAGAAAAAAGGAATAA
- a CDS encoding PAS domain S-box protein, with the protein MRKNLRKSGIDIIGDIPWGTHFCQFYQTKEDLVDILVPYFKVGLENNEFCMWIVSRLSEVEEAKEYLKRAVPDFDVYLEQGQIELIPSAQWYLNGSIFDSERVLNGWVEKLNKALNNGYDGLRLGNSFRLGKKYWSDLADYEKQANDVIDNYQLIALCTYPLAGCNATEIIDVVINHQFALVKREGKWEQIKSTRHRKAEEKIQNLANIVEYSNDAIITKSLDGIITSWNKGAEQIYGYLAGEVLGKPISILEPSILVGETEELAELVKQGDKIHNYETLRLRKDGKIIDVSLTFSPVFNASEKLTGISTIARDITRSKKAEEKLRNSEDRYRIVTEQTGLVIYDYDLRTDESNWAGAIEEVTGYSFEELQQLGKNFWIRNIYHSDTNHADEIFSNLRMTGGRFNEELRLRRKDGTCISIENSGVCLMDHEGQPYGAIGVLKDISEKKLASKILQENEERYCIATEQTGQIIFDFDLETGEFKLAGAIREVTGYDPEELENLGKSGLIEYVHPEDRLVLFENLKKSFEKMNKIQVEFRFRNKDGNYIYAEKCGVWLKNDEGKVYRAIGVIKNITEWKLAIEKVEASEMKYLSFIQNFHGIAFQFDENFVTIFMHGAVEEITGYSEKEFMSWIKWKDIIHPDDLAFVLKEEETIRNSPSDSYKEIEFRIKHRDGRIRWVREVYQRVQRKDGKLEFYQGAIYDVTERKETEKFLANLETARKKEIHHRIKNNLQVISSLLDLQAEKFNNKECIKDSEILEAFRESQDRVISMALIHEELYKGGGLDTLNFSLYVEKLTKNLFQTYRLGNADTRLDMDLEENIFFDMDTAVPLGIITNELISNSLKYAFSDRDNGRIKIKLCREESRKSEDNRAGNNNEDLKGTNFILTVLDNGIGMPETFNLENLDNLGMQLVTTLVDQLEGEIELKRDNGTEFTIRFTVVEKN; encoded by the coding sequence ATGAGAAAAAACCTGAGAAAATCTGGTATTGATATTATTGGGGATATACCCTGGGGGACACATTTCTGCCAGTTCTACCAGACAAAAGAAGATTTGGTGGACATACTGGTCCCCTATTTCAAGGTCGGGCTGGAAAATAACGAATTTTGTATGTGGATAGTATCACGACTCTCTGAAGTAGAAGAGGCAAAAGAATATCTTAAGAGAGCTGTTCCTGATTTTGATGTTTATCTGGAGCAAGGGCAAATAGAACTCATTCCCTCCGCGCAGTGGTATTTAAATGGAAGTATTTTTGATTCGGAGAGGGTATTAAATGGATGGGTTGAAAAACTTAACAAGGCTCTGAATAATGGTTACGATGGATTGAGGTTGGGAAATTCTTTCCGGCTGGGAAAAAAATATTGGAGTGATTTGGCTGATTATGAGAAACAGGCAAATGATGTTATTGATAATTACCAGTTGATTGCCCTTTGTACTTATCCTCTCGCCGGGTGCAATGCAACTGAGATAATCGATGTGGTTATCAACCATCAATTTGCTCTGGTCAAAAGAGAAGGAAAATGGGAACAGATAAAAAGCACAAGGCACAGGAAAGCAGAAGAAAAAATTCAGAATCTGGCGAATATTGTGGAATATTCAAACGATGCTATTATAACCAAATCCCTTGATGGTATCATTACCAGCTGGAATAAAGGGGCAGAGCAAATTTATGGTTATCTGGCTGGAGAAGTTCTGGGAAAGCCCATATCCATTCTAGAGCCATCCATATTAGTTGGGGAAACAGAAGAATTGGCTGAACTGGTTAAACAGGGAGATAAAATCCACAATTATGAGACTTTACGGTTAAGAAAGGATGGTAAGATAATAGATGTCTCATTAACTTTTTCTCCGGTTTTTAATGCATCCGAAAAGCTGACCGGGATCTCAACTATTGCTAGAGATATAACCAGAAGTAAAAAAGCAGAAGAAAAACTTCGGAACAGTGAAGACAGGTACAGGATTGTCACAGAGCAGACAGGACTGGTGATATACGACTATGATTTAAGAACAGATGAGAGCAACTGGGCAGGTGCCATAGAGGAAGTTACGGGATATAGTTTTGAAGAATTACAGCAGTTGGGCAAAAACTTCTGGATCAGGAATATTTACCACTCAGATACGAATCATGCGGACGAAATATTTTCGAATTTGAGAATGACCGGAGGTAGATTTAATGAAGAATTAAGGCTGAGAAGAAAAGACGGAACTTGCATTTCTATCGAAAACTCCGGGGTCTGCCTTATGGATCATGAAGGTCAGCCTTATGGGGCTATCGGAGTACTGAAAGATATTTCAGAGAAAAAACTTGCCAGTAAAATTCTTCAAGAAAATGAGGAAAGATACTGTATAGCAACTGAACAGACAGGACAGATTATATTCGATTTCGATCTTGAAACAGGTGAATTCAAATTGGCAGGAGCCATCCGGGAAGTAACGGGGTACGATCCGGAAGAGTTAGAGAATTTAGGTAAATCGGGCTTGATAGAATATGTGCATCCTGAAGACAGGCTGGTACTGTTTGAAAACCTGAAAAAGTCCTTTGAGAAAATGAATAAAATTCAGGTAGAATTCAGGTTCAGAAATAAAGATGGGAACTACATCTATGCCGAAAAATGTGGAGTCTGGCTAAAAAATGACGAAGGAAAGGTATACAGAGCTATAGGAGTAATTAAAAATATTACAGAATGGAAACTTGCAATAGAAAAGGTTGAAGCGAGTGAGATGAAATACCTCTCTTTCATTCAGAATTTCCATGGGATTGCTTTCCAGTTTGATGAAAACTTTGTTACTATATTCATGCATGGCGCTGTTGAGGAGATCACCGGATATAGTGAAAAGGAGTTTATGTCCTGGATTAAGTGGAAAGACATAATCCATCCGGATGACCTGGCTTTCGTTCTCAAAGAAGAGGAAACGATTAGAAACTCTCCATCCGACAGCTACAAAGAAATCGAATTTCGTATAAAGCATAGGGACGGAAGAATCAGATGGGTTCGTGAAGTTTACCAGAGAGTTCAGAGAAAGGACGGAAAGCTGGAATTCTACCAGGGTGCTATTTATGATGTGACCGAAAGAAAAGAGACAGAAAAGTTCCTTGCAAATCTCGAAACTGCCCGTAAAAAAGAAATCCACCATCGGATCAAGAATAACCTGCAGGTAATCTCCTCCCTTCTTGACCTTCAGGCTGAAAAATTCAACAACAAAGAATGTATTAAGGATTCAGAGATCCTTGAAGCCTTCAGGGAAAGTCAGGACAGAGTAATATCCATGGCTCTTATCCACGAGGAACTGTACAAAGGTGGAGGGCTCGATACACTGAACTTTTCGTTGTATGTTGAGAAACTCACTAAGAATCTTTTTCAGACATACAGGCTTGGAAATGCCGATACCAGATTGGATATGGATCTAGAAGAAAACATCTTTTTTGACATGGATACTGCAGTTCCATTAGGTATAATTACCAATGAACTCATTTCAAACTCTCTCAAATACGCATTTTCTGACAGAGATAATGGGAGAATTAAAATCAAACTTTGTAGAGAAGAATCCCGGAAAAGTGAAGACAATAGAGCGGGAAACAATAATGAGGACTTAAAGGGCACCAATTTTATTCTGACAGTATTGGATAATGGGATAGGTATGCCTGAAACTTTCAATCTGGAAAATCTCGACAATCTTGGCATGCAACTGGTAACCACCCTTGTAGACCAGTTAGAAGGCGAGATTGAACTGAAAAGAGACAATGGGACGGAATTCACTATAAGGTTTACAGTAGTGGAAAAGAATTAA